A region of Leptospiraceae bacterium DNA encodes the following proteins:
- the proC gene encoding pyrroline-5-carboxylate reductase — protein MKKLGFIGFGNMGKAIAFPIKEKFTIYIFDPFVKKSENYIFLDSLEALFEAVDTILLCVKPAQVPSVLHQLSRPMNIISIAAGVSIQSIRENSPEGSKIIRVMPNLAVQVAEGASAYYGEESLYPLVEEIFSSSGISLSLTSESLMDAVTGLSGSGPAFVFSFIHSLAEGGVKCGLTYPQALRLAIQTVKGSSILLEEELKNNPETHPYVLRNRVSSPGGTTIYGLSKLEKNAFSHAIIEAVEEASKRSKELGKS, from the coding sequence ATGAAAAAACTTGGCTTTATTGGCTTTGGTAATATGGGAAAGGCAATTGCTTTTCCCATAAAAGAGAAATTTACGATTTATATTTTTGATCCATTTGTTAAAAAATCGGAAAACTACATTTTTCTGGATAGTTTAGAAGCCCTTTTTGAAGCAGTAGACACCATTCTACTTTGTGTCAAGCCAGCTCAGGTACCTTCTGTTCTGCATCAACTTTCCAGACCGATGAATATCATATCTATTGCTGCCGGAGTTTCCATTCAAAGCATAAGAGAGAACTCTCCGGAAGGTTCAAAGATAATTCGGGTAATGCCAAACCTTGCTGTTCAGGTTGCTGAGGGAGCCAGCGCTTACTACGGAGAAGAGAGCTTATACCCTTTAGTGGAAGAAATTTTTTCCTCTTCCGGTATTTCACTTTCTCTTACAAGTGAAAGTCTAATGGATGCAGTCACCGGCCTGTCCGGTTCCGGCCCGGCTTTTGTTTTTTCCTTCATACATTCCCTGGCAGAAGGAGGAGTTAAATGTGGCTTGACCTATCCCCAGGCGCTTAGATTAGCTATACAAACCGTAAAGGGTAGCTCCATACTTCTGGAGGAAGAACTCAAGAATAATCCGGAAACTCATCCCTATGTGCTAAGAAACCGAGTCAGCTCCCCCGGTGGAACTACTATTTACGGACTATCTAAACTGGAAAAAAATGCCTTCTCTCATGCAATTATAGAAGCTGTTGAAGAAGCCAGCAAAAGAAGTAAAGAACTGGGGAAATCCTAA
- a CDS encoding HAMP domain-containing protein, producing the protein MRSIKGRLIAGYSSIFILVLLTGLSGFFGINSISKKVSFITQEDTQFLKELAELRINILNLRRYEKDILLNLEDKNKVKSYYTKWEVHSKNSRDLISALNKRIRKERYSNSKNRDFLENIPSLFLKYTDNMQLLYSNISSDKLKNSTAANLSLLSSKEAIYSIEDGLDTVSKEINTTILQNDTYINSFSFSLSTLLIILTFLSLVICITISVTTYRSIDRPLSELLDTIVFISKKGILSKRVKNPGKDEIGEVSLALNTMLNILENLIFEMNKMSSQHDEGDIDVKIDITKFEGDYQIVAEGINNMVFGHIAVKKKAMACVKEFGEGNFDAPLETFPGKKAFINEIIEQVRSNLKTLIFEMNKMSSLHDEGDIDVKIPTESFKGDYKTMAEGINNMVFGHIAVKKKAMACVKEFGKGNFDAPLETFPGKKAFINEIIEQVRGNLKNLINDANFLSEAAIRGELEVRADANRHYGDFKRIIEGVNQTLDAVIKPLQESSLVLQELSHGNLDVSVDGTYHGDHAIIKNSLNATIDSFNELISEILNAAEQILVSSKQVADSSQSLSQGSTEQASSVDEITSTLRAIEEQANLNAKMAEDVSQQANEVKGQALKGNTEMKSMLTAMTEITETSENIAKIIKEIDAIAFQTNILALNAAVEAARAGQHGKGFNVVAEEVRNLASRSATAAKETAGLIEGAIKKVNVGTEIANRTAGVLNEMTEGVVKVSGLVKNIASASIEQSASVAESTTGVNQISEVAMNVAATAEESSAASIELASQAESFRNMVKRFKIKNSSAAGKRKIELH; encoded by the coding sequence GTGAGAAGTATTAAAGGAAGGCTGATTGCTGGATATAGTTCAATTTTTATCCTGGTTTTACTGACCGGTTTATCGGGTTTTTTTGGAATTAATTCCATTTCAAAGAAAGTCAGTTTTATAACCCAGGAAGACACTCAATTTTTAAAAGAGCTTGCTGAGCTAAGGATAAATATACTAAACCTCAGGCGTTATGAGAAAGATATTCTTCTAAACCTGGAAGACAAAAACAAAGTAAAATCCTACTATACAAAATGGGAAGTTCATTCTAAAAACTCCAGAGACTTGATTTCTGCATTAAATAAACGAATTCGAAAAGAAAGATACAGTAACAGTAAGAATCGAGATTTCCTGGAAAACATACCTTCTTTATTTTTAAAATATACAGATAATATGCAATTACTTTATTCGAATATATCATCTGATAAATTAAAAAATTCTACAGCTGCAAATCTCAGTCTACTGAGTTCCAAAGAAGCAATTTATTCTATAGAAGATGGACTGGATACTGTTTCAAAAGAAATTAATACGACTATTCTCCAAAATGATACCTATATAAATAGTTTTTCTTTTTCACTATCTACCCTCTTAATAATTCTTACCTTCCTATCTTTGGTAATCTGCATTACAATTAGTGTAACTACATATAGATCGATAGATAGACCCCTTTCGGAACTTTTGGATACTATCGTATTTATTTCTAAAAAAGGAATTCTTTCAAAACGAGTTAAAAATCCGGGTAAAGATGAAATTGGAGAAGTCTCCCTTGCCTTAAATACTATGCTCAATATTCTTGAAAACTTAATATTTGAAATGAATAAAATGTCTTCTCAACACGATGAAGGAGATATTGATGTAAAAATTGATATTACAAAATTTGAGGGAGATTATCAAATTGTAGCGGAGGGAATCAATAATATGGTTTTCGGCCATATCGCGGTAAAAAAGAAAGCCATGGCCTGTGTAAAAGAATTTGGAGAAGGTAATTTTGATGCTCCCCTCGAAACCTTTCCCGGCAAAAAAGCGTTTATCAATGAAATCATTGAACAGGTCAGGAGTAATCTTAAAACACTAATATTCGAAATGAATAAAATGTCTTCTTTACATGATGAAGGAGATATTGATGTAAAAATTCCCACAGAGTCATTTAAAGGCGATTATAAAACAATGGCGGAGGGAATCAATAATATGGTTTTCGGCCATATCGCGGTAAAAAAGAAAGCCATGGCCTGTGTCAAAGAATTCGGAAAAGGAAACTTCGATGCTCCCCTCGAAACCTTTCCCGGCAAAAAAGCTTTTATCAATGAAATCATTGAACAGGTCAGGGGTAACCTCAAAAACCTTATCAATGATGCAAATTTTCTTTCTGAAGCTGCTATCAGGGGAGAATTAGAAGTTCGGGCTGACGCAAATCGTCACTATGGTGATTTTAAGAGAATTATAGAAGGAGTAAACCAAACTCTCGATGCAGTAATAAAACCTTTACAGGAATCTTCCCTGGTTCTCCAAGAATTATCTCATGGCAACCTCGACGTATCGGTAGACGGTACATACCACGGAGACCATGCCATTATTAAAAATTCACTAAATGCTACTATCGATTCTTTCAATGAACTTATCAGTGAAATATTAAATGCTGCCGAACAGATATTAGTAAGTTCTAAACAGGTAGCCGATTCGAGTCAATCCTTATCACAGGGCTCTACAGAACAGGCCTCCAGTGTTGACGAGATCACAAGTACTCTCCGGGCTATCGAAGAACAGGCGAACCTCAACGCAAAGATGGCAGAGGATGTTAGTCAGCAGGCAAATGAAGTAAAAGGACAGGCCTTAAAGGGAAATACGGAGATGAAGTCTATGTTAACGGCAATGACAGAAATCACCGAAACTTCAGAAAATATTGCAAAGATTATCAAAGAAATTGATGCCATTGCCTTTCAAACCAATATCCTGGCTTTAAACGCAGCAGTAGAAGCGGCCAGAGCCGGACAACACGGAAAAGGCTTCAATGTAGTTGCAGAAGAAGTTCGTAACCTTGCTTCTCGAAGTGCAACCGCTGCAAAAGAAACAGCAGGACTGATTGAAGGTGCCATTAAGAAAGTCAATGTAGGTACAGAAATCGCCAATCGTACCGCCGGGGTTTTGAACGAAATGACGGAAGGTGTGGTGAAAGTAAGCGGTCTTGTAAAAAATATTGCTTCTGCTTCCATAGAACAATCAGCAAGTGTAGCTGAGTCTACTACAGGTGTAAACCAGATATCAGAAGTCGCGATGAATGTAGCGGCAACTGCAGAAGAAAGTTCAGCCGCAAGCATTGAACTTGCCAGCCAGGCAGAATCATTCAGAAATATGGTAAAACGATTTAAAATTAAAAATAGTTCAGCTGCCGGTAAAAGAAAAATCGAGTTACACTGA
- a CDS encoding RHS repeat protein, which translates to MKKSFQLFILIFISAFSLFTEEKKTDTELRENNFIYLDKSKKPVLGKLLFDKNKQRKSLTFFSEDTDPKKLLKSDLDGISKMEYSLNEMSVFFEAKEYNSEGKLTFTHQLKYDDKFGWEYHSFDKNKEDTPDFFTEAEKKNIFYQKQKFDFDGNPIHSEYLDKNGEAILFSGIHSIYRNWDKAGNLILEEFRNKQGELENNRYGYAKVIATFNKQGLPTEKSYYDKSGMLTGNNNNNGVAKEFYSYNQKGQVLEMILLDKDHALKNNQDFIAKYSFDYDSNGNMSRVEYRNENAKLQANPDYIAREIFTFDENNHLISQKNYLQNGLPAEKEGVFETKYSYDTYGRILTKEFVRADGMPAAKNEGIAKYEITYDKTCSQVRGVLQKGIQEKKKQLSFFNREQYFKNFPDPILNPKERCVDSITTFDQESKAIANRQGVFRTEYHYTSKKQEYLYTKFYDIENRLLRSSIKYGWVKKHDNKMNFYGDLEGNPILREYYDNYMLTTNPSWKYARIVNKYDEKGNEILEAYYDENNKPVSDGNYARKVCKYDKQGNEILREYYDANNRLVNTWVGYAKAVFKYDKNGNTISKEYYKNSGEADKITYKRVVYQYDTEGNHVSTEYYDKNGKLMTDEEGYARVVYQHDNRGNLVSKEYYNENGKLKTPEEGYARVVYQYDTEGNHVSTEYYDNKNKLILNKSKGYARAVYQFDKKGKQILEEYYDQNNKMIFLKDEGYARMVKQFDEKGKQILEAYYGSDNKLMNREGIIYGYAKKLNKYDNKGNKILEEYYDKDNKLIFVKNAGYAKKINQYDEKGNQTLEENYDENNKLSFRRVSKYNHMGKLILQENYGANNKFLGRNVFQYDKMGNQILAEYYDANNELVNPAGYGYARRISKYDKKGNEILREYYDKNKKLTRTPYSGTITIHRYDHSCQDSLESIYYSPINNLEKEIKAKKETKTTLKNDVQKEKQGRTISKLERKLRALKEQKETESKNCILLSEAYDKNGNLMERIERSAYSQLKTIEKTIKFATKTENQKSQHLLKNAEYYLYFPNPKGSQGKNFIKLSLDKLYRPIKIEFLPTSNMQEQMESKFKKVFKEY; encoded by the coding sequence GTGAAAAAATCATTCCAACTATTTATTCTCATCTTTATATCCGCTTTTTCGTTATTTACTGAGGAAAAGAAAACCGATACTGAGTTACGCGAAAATAATTTTATCTACCTTGATAAAAGTAAAAAGCCAGTTTTAGGAAAGCTGCTCTTTGATAAAAATAAACAGCGTAAGTCTCTCACTTTTTTTTCAGAGGATACCGACCCCAAAAAACTACTTAAGAGTGATCTTGATGGTATCAGTAAAATGGAATATTCTTTAAATGAGATGAGTGTTTTTTTCGAAGCAAAGGAATACAACAGCGAAGGGAAACTCACCTTTACTCATCAGCTAAAATATGATGATAAATTTGGATGGGAATATCATTCTTTTGATAAAAATAAGGAAGACACTCCCGATTTTTTTACTGAGGCAGAAAAGAAAAACATATTCTATCAAAAACAGAAGTTCGATTTTGATGGTAATCCTATTCATTCAGAGTATCTCGACAAAAATGGTGAAGCGATACTTTTCTCCGGTATTCACAGCATCTATCGCAACTGGGATAAAGCCGGTAACCTAATCTTAGAAGAGTTTAGGAATAAACAGGGCGAGTTAGAAAATAACCGGTATGGTTATGCCAAAGTCATTGCTACTTTCAATAAGCAAGGTCTACCCACTGAAAAATCGTATTATGACAAATCGGGAATGCTTACCGGCAATAACAATAATAATGGAGTGGCAAAAGAATTTTACAGCTACAACCAAAAAGGACAAGTACTGGAAATGATTCTATTAGATAAGGATCATGCTCTAAAAAACAATCAGGATTTCATTGCCAAATATTCCTTTGATTATGATAGCAATGGAAATATGAGTAGAGTCGAATATAGAAATGAAAATGCAAAGTTACAGGCTAATCCTGATTATATTGCCAGAGAAATTTTTACCTTTGATGAAAACAACCATCTTATCAGCCAAAAGAACTATTTACAAAACGGTCTACCCGCAGAAAAAGAAGGAGTTTTTGAAACAAAGTATAGCTATGATACTTACGGCAGGATACTAACAAAAGAATTTGTCCGTGCAGATGGCATGCCTGCCGCTAAGAACGAAGGGATTGCAAAATATGAAATCACTTACGACAAAACCTGCTCGCAAGTTCGCGGAGTGTTACAAAAGGGAATACAGGAAAAGAAAAAACAATTGAGTTTTTTTAATAGAGAACAGTACTTTAAAAATTTTCCAGATCCTATTTTGAATCCAAAAGAGAGATGTGTAGATAGTATTACAACATTTGATCAGGAAAGCAAAGCTATTGCCAATCGTCAGGGTGTATTTCGCACAGAATACCATTATACAAGTAAAAAGCAGGAATATCTGTATACAAAGTTTTATGATATCGAGAATCGATTACTGCGTTCCTCTATTAAATATGGTTGGGTGAAAAAGCATGATAATAAGATGAATTTTTATGGTGATCTCGAAGGAAATCCAATTTTAAGAGAATACTACGATAATTATATGCTTACAACGAATCCAAGCTGGAAATATGCTCGAATTGTAAATAAATACGACGAAAAGGGAAATGAAATCTTAGAGGCGTATTACGATGAAAATAACAAACCCGTTTCCGACGGTAACTATGCCAGGAAAGTTTGTAAATACGACAAACAGGGTAATGAAATATTAAGAGAATACTATGATGCAAATAACAGGCTTGTCAATACATGGGTAGGTTATGCAAAGGCAGTATTTAAGTATGATAAAAATGGAAATACAATCTCTAAAGAATATTATAAAAATAGTGGAGAGGCAGATAAAATTACTTACAAAAGAGTGGTCTATCAATATGACACCGAAGGGAATCATGTTTCAACAGAATACTATGATAAAAATGGTAAACTCATGACCGACGAAGAAGGCTATGCCAGAGTGGTCTATCAGCATGATAACAGAGGGAATCTTGTTTCAAAAGAATACTATAATGAAAATGGTAAACTGAAGACCCCCGAAGAAGGCTATGCCAGAGTGGTCTATCAATATGACACCGAAGGGAATCATGTTTCAACAGAATACTATGATAATAAGAATAAACTCATTTTAAATAAAAGTAAAGGCTATGCCAGGGCTGTTTACCAATTTGATAAAAAGGGCAAGCAAATCCTCGAAGAATATTATGACCAGAATAATAAAATGATTTTTCTGAAAGATGAAGGCTATGCCAGAATGGTGAAACAATTTGATGAAAAAGGGAAGCAAATCTTAGAAGCGTATTATGGCAGTGATAATAAACTCATGAATAGAGAAGGAATCATATATGGATATGCTAAAAAGCTAAACAAGTATGATAATAAGGGAAATAAGATTTTAGAAGAATATTATGATAAGGATAACAAACTTATTTTTGTTAAGAATGCGGGCTATGCCAAAAAGATAAATCAGTATGATGAAAAAGGAAATCAAACCTTAGAAGAAAACTATGACGAGAATAATAAACTTTCTTTTAGAAGAGTATCAAAGTACAATCACATGGGAAAATTAATTCTACAAGAAAACTATGGTGCAAATAACAAATTTTTGGGTAGAAATGTATTTCAGTATGACAAAATGGGAAATCAAATATTGGCAGAATACTATGATGCAAATAATGAACTTGTCAACCCGGCAGGTTATGGCTATGCCAGAAGAATATCTAAGTATGATAAAAAAGGGAATGAAATTTTAAGAGAATACTATGACAAAAATAAAAAGCTCACAAGAACTCCTTACTCCGGTACAATAACTATTCACAGATATGACCATAGTTGTCAGGACTCGTTAGAGAGTATCTATTATTCCCCGATAAACAATCTTGAAAAGGAAATTAAAGCCAAAAAAGAAACTAAAACCACATTGAAAAACGATGTTCAAAAAGAGAAGCAAGGTAGAACAATTAGTAAGCTGGAAAGAAAACTAAGAGCGTTAAAAGAGCAAAAAGAAACAGAAAGCAAAAACTGTATTCTTCTTTCAGAAGCATACGATAAGAATGGAAATTTGATGGAGAGAATCGAACGCTCTGCTTATTCTCAGTTAAAAACAATAGAAAAGACGATAAAGTTTGCAACTAAAACAGAAAATCAAAAATCACAACATCTTCTAAAGAACGCAGAATACTACCTCTACTTTCCAAACCCAAAAGGATCTCAGGGCAAAAATTTTATCAAGCTCAGTTTGGATAAGCTTTATCGTCCGATAAAAATCGAATTCTTGCCCACAAGCAATATGCAAGAACAAATGGAGTCAAAATTTAAAAAAGTTTTTAAAGAATATTAG
- a CDS encoding putative Ig domain-containing protein, with the protein MIKKKITLLFITTALFHCNKANVEDTNSKALELVLATQEQITSNATSPTDPASTTDPASTTDPASTTDPASTTDPTSTTDPTSTTDPTSTTDPTSTTDPTSTTDPTSTTDPTSTTKTAPTISYNGSPFIYISGIAITNLGPTLGGDTPTSCSSSPELPTGLSLDNSTCVLSGTPTSTNTTTDFTITASNSGGSNSATINITVQALSISYAASPFTYVRNTTIDDIVPTIKGDAPTSCSITPDLPSTLSFNNTNCVISSVVSDTTSICRRGCTSTIDYTITATNAKGSNTTVITITYQ; encoded by the coding sequence ATGATTAAAAAAAAGATAACTCTCCTATTTATAACAACAGCTCTTTTTCATTGCAACAAGGCAAATGTAGAAGATACCAACTCAAAAGCTTTAGAGCTTGTTCTGGCAACTCAGGAGCAAATCACATCGAATGCAACTTCTCCAACAGACCCTGCTTCTACAACAGACCCTGCTTCTACAACAGACCCTGCTTCTACAACAGACCCTGCTTCTACAACAGATCCTACTTCTACAACAGATCCTACTTCTACAACAGATCCTACTTCTACAACAGATCCTACTTCTACAACAGATCCTACTTCTACAACAGATCCTACTTCTACAACAGATCCTACTTCTACAACAAAGACAGCACCTACAATCAGTTATAACGGTTCACCGTTTATTTACATCAGTGGAATAGCTATCACGAATTTGGGTCCAACTTTAGGTGGTGATACACCAACAAGCTGTAGCAGTTCGCCGGAACTACCCACCGGATTGAGCTTGGATAATTCTACCTGTGTTCTCAGCGGAACCCCTACTTCGACAAACACCACTACAGATTTTACCATTACCGCTTCCAATTCCGGCGGTAGCAATTCGGCAACTATTAATATAACAGTCCAGGCACTTTCTATTAGCTATGCGGCTTCTCCGTTTACCTATGTAAGAAATACTACCATTGATGATATTGTACCTACAATAAAAGGAGATGCACCTACAAGTTGTAGTATCACTCCGGACTTACCTTCAACACTAAGCTTTAACAATACCAACTGTGTGATAAGCAGTGTAGTATCTGATACTACCAGTATCTGTCGCAGGGGTTGCACCAGTACAATAGATTATACAATAACAGCCACTAATGCAAAGGGTAGCAATACAACCGTAATCACGATTACCTACCAATGA
- a CDS encoding DUF3137 domain-containing protein, whose translation MNIEAIIEKSLMLLEEKRKEYFMSALKIISGIYILYFAFVTYAVMQSLPISLPVLIISGFFVMLIAFIIVTLIKSNKFTAYYKEALITPLVGQLFPELTYDAKGHISEIDFERSSLFRGFNRYYGDDYFEGTINGNQISFSELYVAQESRRNHGTSSTRVIFKGVFAQLKCSSLSVSKPITIKANRGEVFNVLPSFIKGFIEKFMPDYGPQITIGDSAFDSEYTVHCDDEALVHELITDEFIAGLNSLTDRAEALYDKKEMQSTASIRFAGNEIFIAIPSKEIFTVRFYRSLLGTKDSIIQYCDLVKELMNFAKIFK comes from the coding sequence ATGAATATTGAAGCTATTATAGAAAAAAGCCTTATGTTGCTTGAAGAGAAACGTAAAGAATACTTTATGTCGGCACTGAAAATAATAAGTGGTATTTATATACTCTATTTTGCATTCGTGACGTATGCTGTGATGCAATCGCTACCTATCTCCTTACCGGTTCTCATCATTTCCGGGTTCTTTGTTATGCTGATCGCTTTCATTATAGTAACATTAATCAAATCCAATAAATTTACCGCTTATTATAAAGAGGCACTTATCACTCCGCTTGTCGGACAGCTTTTTCCAGAACTGACTTATGATGCAAAAGGACACATATCAGAAATTGATTTCGAACGAAGTTCGCTGTTTCGAGGCTTCAATCGTTATTATGGTGATGACTATTTTGAAGGAACGATTAACGGCAATCAGATTTCATTTTCTGAACTCTATGTTGCACAGGAAAGTCGAAGAAATCACGGAACTTCAAGTACAAGGGTAATTTTTAAAGGAGTATTCGCGCAGCTTAAATGCAGCTCACTCTCTGTTTCAAAACCTATCACCATTAAGGCAAACAGAGGAGAGGTTTTTAATGTACTTCCATCTTTCATAAAAGGATTCATCGAAAAGTTTATGCCTGATTATGGGCCACAGATTACTATTGGTGATTCAGCATTTGATAGCGAATACACCGTTCACTGTGATGATGAAGCATTAGTGCATGAGCTGATAACTGATGAGTTCATTGCAGGTCTGAATAGTTTAACTGATCGTGCTGAAGCTCTCTATGATAAAAAGGAGATGCAGTCAACAGCGTCAATACGATTTGCAGGTAACGAGATATTTATTGCCATACCTTCAAAAGAGATTTTTACGGTACGTTTTTACAGATCCCTGCTTGGAACAAAAGATTCTATAATACAGTACTGTGATCTGGTTAAAGAATTAATGAATTTTGCGAAGATATTTAAATAA
- a CDS encoding carboxypeptidase regulatory-like domain-containing protein has protein sequence MKKLLIYLSAVLLVANCKKDNKDDKDLLLGATVLASQSAVASSSNKTVITGSLKDSNGNVLAGATLTITDSSGNAVTVTTDSKGLYTVTLASGTYSVSVKNSAGAETGTYSLSVNGNYLSNVTVSNASGVTAKIEGASRPSVELFGTLKDTSGNLLSNATISISNLNSTSPSWLQRATDSTSKTLSTSKTDTNGKFKAYLQTGASYKLNVKKADNTNAGSLEVSVTGTDSSGISVTNQTGLAASLDSAKEANTKVGGTLTDSNNTSLSNTTVNIKDSEGNVVVQTTTDASGNYTAVLPAGQTYTASTTTESGSTGSFDVAVTGTSTDSVSTSNATDITTTITAVTEISGASTETTGTQTLTYTLGGTVSGLNGTLVLQNYSANDTTITADGNFTFATALSTGSSYSVTVKTQPTGQTCSVTNGTGTISAIVSNVTVTCATITYTIGGTVSGLSGSVILQNNSGDDKTITADGNFSFATAINYNTTYSVTIKTQPTGQSCSVSSGNGTATDNVTNVSVTCVSVYTIGGTVSGLTASGLVLQNNSGNDLTIESGANNFVFSTSLFGGGTYSVSILTQPSGHICKISNGSGTANANVTNINVSCCAMATETYDWGTFTDQCNGTVKFVGLDGTFAGTVYSAQTLIFMKCTQGQQWNSTTNDCTGTGSSGDNYGADNSKKEYCPSGSTCDNGTILTSGPSFDSCNTLDFAGKTNWRVPTINEIRTIIHCTDKTIPQNGSSCGTNNYTTPAISNLFPNTAVATFYWSSSPFGSPEALRTDFTTGAIGSFYKSTLLYVRCVSGP, from the coding sequence ATGAAGAAATTACTAATCTATCTTTCAGCAGTTTTGCTTGTAGCAAACTGTAAAAAAGACAATAAGGATGATAAAGATCTACTGTTAGGAGCTACCGTACTGGCTTCTCAATCAGCAGTGGCCAGCAGTTCCAACAAGACGGTAATCACCGGCAGTCTAAAAGACTCCAATGGTAATGTTTTAGCAGGTGCCACCCTGACTATAACAGATAGCAGCGGCAATGCAGTAACTGTCACCACGGACAGCAAGGGTCTGTATACGGTAACTTTAGCCAGCGGCACCTACTCTGTCTCGGTAAAAAATTCCGCCGGAGCAGAGACAGGTACTTACTCCCTTTCAGTAAACGGAAATTATCTTTCCAATGTAACGGTATCGAATGCCAGTGGTGTAACAGCTAAGATAGAAGGCGCTTCCAGACCTTCGGTCGAACTTTTCGGCACCTTAAAGGATACGAGCGGGAATCTTCTTAGCAATGCAACGATAAGCATTAGTAATTTGAATTCTACAAGTCCTTCCTGGCTTCAGAGGGCAACTGATTCAACGTCTAAAACCCTCAGCACTTCCAAAACCGACACCAATGGAAAGTTTAAAGCCTATTTGCAAACAGGTGCCAGTTATAAACTCAATGTGAAAAAGGCAGACAATACAAATGCCGGGAGCTTAGAGGTTAGTGTTACAGGAACCGATAGTTCTGGTATCTCCGTCACAAATCAAACAGGGCTGGCTGCAAGTCTTGATTCTGCGAAAGAAGCCAATACGAAGGTAGGAGGCACATTAACAGATTCTAATAATACCTCTTTGAGCAATACTACTGTAAACATTAAAGATTCCGAGGGCAATGTAGTCGTACAAACCACTACCGATGCAAGTGGTAACTATACCGCTGTTTTACCTGCCGGCCAAACCTATACGGCAAGCACTACTACGGAAAGTGGTTCCACCGGTTCTTTTGATGTTGCGGTAACAGGAACCAGCACAGATTCAGTGAGTACATCGAATGCTACCGACATTACAACCACGATTACTGCTGTTACTGAAATTTCAGGCGCAAGTACAGAAACTACAGGAACCCAAACGCTAACCTACACCCTGGGTGGAACTGTTTCCGGTTTAAATGGCACCCTTGTTCTACAAAACTATTCCGCCAATGACACAACCATCACGGCAGATGGAAACTTCACCTTTGCCACAGCCCTCAGTACAGGTAGTAGCTACTCGGTAACAGTAAAAACTCAGCCAACAGGCCAGACCTGTTCAGTTACCAATGGAACTGGAACTATCAGTGCTATAGTATCCAATGTAACGGTAACCTGTGCTACCATTACTTACACAATCGGTGGAACCGTTTCCGGCCTGAGTGGAAGTGTTATCTTACAAAATAACAGTGGTGATGATAAAACCATCACAGCAGATGGAAACTTTTCTTTTGCAACAGCTATTAATTATAATACAACTTATAGTGTAACGATAAAGACCCAACCAACAGGCCAGTCTTGCTCTGTAAGCAGTGGTAACGGGACAGCCACAGACAATGTGACAAATGTAAGTGTGACCTGTGTTAGTGTATATACCATAGGTGGAACTGTTAGCGGATTAACTGCAAGTGGATTAGTCTTACAAAATAATAGTGGAAATGATTTAACAATTGAATCCGGTGCAAACAATTTCGTATTTAGTACGAGCCTGTTCGGTGGTGGAACGTATTCAGTAAGTATATTAACCCAACCAAGCGGGCATATTTGTAAAATAAGCAATGGAAGCGGGACAGCAAATGCTAATGTAACTAATATAAATGTGAGTTGCTGTGCAATGGCCACAGAAACTTACGATTGGGGAACATTTACTGACCAATGTAACGGAACGGTGAAGTTTGTAGGATTAGATGGTACTTTTGCTGGAACGGTTTATTCAGCACAAACCTTAATATTTATGAAATGCACGCAGGGACAACAGTGGAATAGTACAACAAATGATTGCACAGGTACAGGAAGTTCTGGAGATAATTATGGAGCAGATAATAGCAAGAAAGAATATTGCCCTTCTGGTAGTACTTGTGATAATGGAACAATACTAACCAGTGGACCTTCATTTGATAGTTGTAATACTTTAGATTTTGCAGGCAAAACCAATTGGCGTGTCCCAACCATAAATGAGATAAGGACAATTATTCATTGCACCGATAAAACCATACCACAAAACGGATCAAGCTGTGGAACTAACAATTACACCACACCGGCAATAAGTAATTTATTTCCTAATACTGCTGTTGCTACCTTTTACTGGTCATCAAGCCCCTTTGGTTCTCCGGAGGCACTTCGTACCGACTTCACCACTGGTGCTATCGGCTCCTTCTATAAATCTACTTTGTTATACGTCCGTTGTGTCAGTGGACCTTAA